In Cercospora beticola chromosome 3, complete sequence, the following proteins share a genomic window:
- a CDS encoding uncharacterized protein (antiSMASH:Cluster_10~SMCOG1268:mandelate racemase/muconate lactonizing enzyme), with the protein MLIKTIEYFRLPPRWLFVKITDDAGNAGWGEASLEGHTEAVEGCLDSFAERFVGQEADDIEHIWQLGYRMGFYRGGPVLMSALSGVDIALWDLKARKLNLPIYQLLGGKVRDQLRVYAWIGGDRPNDVETMAKGRLAAGFTAVKMNATEDLGWLDSPSKLDACLERVKTVRSLGLDAGVDFHGRVHKPMAKQLAKLLEPERPLFIEEPLLSENVGEIQELSRHVSTPIALGERLHSRWDVKPFLEARCVDVIQPDIAHCGGISETHRIAKMAEAYDIALAPHCPLGPIALAASVQVDATCANFAIQEMPLGIHYNVGGSDLTSYHTNPEVWDVKDGYIKLMSGPGLGIEIDEDAVRAASKNIAAWRSPHFVGPGGEIREW; encoded by the coding sequence ATGCTGATCAAGACGATTGAATACTtccgtcttcctcctcgatgGCTGTTCGTCAAGATCACGGATGATGCTGGCAATGCTGGCTGGGGAGAGGCCAGCTTGGAGGGCCATACGGAGGCTGTGGAGGGCTGTTTGGACTCGTTCGCCGAGAGGTTCGTTGGGCAAGAAGCGGACGATATCGAGCACATCTGGCAATTGGGTTATCGCATGGGTTTCTACCGGGGAGGACCTGTGCTGATGTCGGCACTGTCAGGCGTGGACATTGCTTTGTGGGACCTCAAGGCGAGGAAACTGAATCTGCCAATATATCAGCTGCTAGGTGGTAAGGTGAGGGATCAGCTCAGAGTTTATGCTTGGATTGGAGGTGATCGACCGAATGACGTGGAAACCATGGCCAAGGGACGACTTGCAGCTGGATTCACGGCGGTCAAGATGAATGCCACAGAGGATTTGGGATGGCTTGATTCACCGAGCAAGCTCGATGCATGTCTCGAGCGTGTGAAAACGGTGAGAAGTCTGGGGCTGGATGCTGGCGTGGACTTCCATGGAAGAGTCCACAAGCCAATGGCGAAGCAGTTGGCCAAGTTGCTCGAGCCTGAGCGACCGCTCTTCATCGAAGAACCTCTGCTATCTGAGAATGTTGGAGAGATCCAGGAGCTGTCTCGTCATGTAAGCACGCCTATCGCGCTCGGAGAGAGGCTCCACAGCCGATGGGATGTCAAGCCCTTCCTCGAAGCAAGGTGTGTCGATGTGATCCAGCCAGACATCGCTCACTGTGGAGGTATCTCTGAGACGCATCGCATAGCCAAGATGGCCGAAGCGTACGACATTGCACTCGCTCCACACTGTCCACTGGGACCTATTGCTCTGGCGGCGAGCGTCCAGGTGGATGCTACATGTGCCAACTTCGCGATCCAAGAAATGCCACTAGGAATCCACTACAACGTTGGCGGATCTGATTTGACGAGCTATCACACGAATCCCGAAGTGTGGGACGTCAAGGATGGGTACATCAAGCTCATGTCTGGTCCTGGCTTGGGCATAGAGATTGACGAAGACGCTGTGCGCGCGGCCTCCAAGAACATCGCAGCATGGCGCAGCCCGCATTTCGTAGGTCCTGGAGGAGAAATCCGCGAGTGGTAG
- a CDS encoding uncharacterized protein (antiSMASH:Cluster_10~CAZy:GH2): protein MHFSSFIHSALLLTSATAHVPLKFTRQATNETQAYQLQTPPLDTDYTSSVGTKPWPQHPRPKLKRDQWQNLSGIWQYTNASSLDALNNPPFGQNLAREVLVPFCLESGLSGIQGENLLYSWYRTTFDVPTDWTGGRVLLNFDAVDYEATVFVNGQNVTFHRGGYFAFSVDITDALQAGGNGTNELVVFVHDPTDSDPYVIPIGKQTLRPSHIFYRPCSGIWQTVWLESVPTNYISSLDVNGDADGNLNITVTAADNSTSDVEVTVYEKNTTNSVATGSGNSGSAFSIKVDSVRLWTPENPTLYDVVVKLGDDEIQSYSGFRTISRGEVNGVQRILLNGASYFPFGTLDQGYWPDGLYTPPTYDAMVYDLKVLKDIGYNMLRKHIKVEPPLFYEATDRLGLLVMQDMPSLRPSQSRTLEDCTSVTILPDAAQQQEFQRQLEVLVTQFRSYTSIFSWVIYNEGWGQITTQPYPEFGLTDVVRSLDPTRLVNANTGWYDHGAGDFSDNHHYANPQCGTPWYSINSSPHDPSRIGFQGEFGGTGHNVSAENLWKVEQAINQINQTYEIDETLDIWNYRGHFLLNELLSQVELYSCAGGVWTQTTDVEGEVNGMLTYDRRIIRPDLEQWNRDIQALYNANAARSNATAPTFAPTVAYTPVATPWNPSYYDQYVWQPAGPAQTTGGGGVPGGWDV from the exons ATGCATTTCTCTTCGTTCATTCATTCTGCTCTACTCTTAACTTCAGCTACAGCACATGTACCACTCAAATTCACCAGACAGGCCACGAACGAGACGCAGGCATATCAGCTTCAGACACCTCCTCTAGACACCGATTATACCAGTAGCGTGGGCACCAAGCCTTGGCCACAGCACCCAAGGCCAAAACTCAAGCGTGATCAATGGCAGAATTTGAGTGGCATCTGGCAGTATACGAATGCCTCCAGTCTGGACGCTCTGAACAACCCTCCTTTCGGCCAGAACCTTGCTAGGGAAGTACTTGTGCCTTTCTGCCTTGAATCTGGACTCTCCGGCATTCAAGGGGAGAACTTATTGTACTCGTGGTACCGCACTACATTCGACGTACCAACAGACTGGACTGGCGGTCGTGTACTTCTCAACTTCGACGCTGTAGACTACGAAGCGACAGTCTTTGTGAACGGCCAAAACGTTACTTTCCACCGAGGTGGCTACTTTGCTTTCTCGGTCGACATCACGGACGCGCTGCAAGCAGGAGGCAACGGCACGAACGAGCTTGTCGTCTTTGTCCACGACCCAACGGACAGTGATCCATATGTCATCCCCATCGGCAAGCAGACCCTGAGGCCCTCGCACATCTTCTACAGGCCTTGCAGCGGCATCTGGCAGACGGTCTGGCTCGAATCTGTGCCCACCAATTATATCAGCTCGCTCGATGTCAACGGAGACGCTGATGGCAATCTCAACATTACAGTGACTGCCGCTGACAATTCGACTTCTGATGTCGAGGTCACGGTCTACGAAAAGAACACCACCAATTCTGTCGCAACCGGAAGTGGCAACTCTGGCTCTGCTTTCAGCATCAAGGTGGACTCTGTACGACTATGGACTCCGGAAAACCCAACTCTGTACGACGTTGTCGTCAAACTTGGAGACGATGAGATTCAAAGCTACAGTGGATTCAGAACCATCAGTCGAGGCGAAGTAAATGGTGTGCAGCGCATCCTGCTGAATGGTGCCTCTTACTTCCCATTTGGAACCCTTGATCAAGGGTATTGGCCAGATGGGCTCTACACACCCCCAACGTACGATGCAATGGTATACGATTTGAAGGTCTTGAAAGACATAGGTTACAACATGTTGCGCAAACAC ATCAAGGTGGAGCCTCCGCTGTTTTACGAAGCAACTGACCGCCTAGGATTACTCGTGATGCAAGACATGCCGTCCCTACGACCTAGTCAGTCAAGGACATTAGAAGATTGCACCTCAGTCACTATACTTCCGGATGCTGCTCAACAACAAGAATTTCAGCGCCAGTTAGAGGTCTTGGTCACTCAATTCCGCTCATAcacttccatcttctcctgGGTCATCTACAATGAGGGCTGGGGACAGATTACAACGCAACCATATCCGGAATTCGGATTGACCGACGTCGTGAGAAGTCTAGACCCAACTCGACTTGTGAACGCCAACACTGGTTGGTATGACCATGGCGCAGGCGACTTCAGTGACAACCATCACTATGCTAACCCTCAGTGCGGAACACCTTGGTATTCGATCAACAGCTCGCCTCACGACCCATCACGTATTGGATTCCAAGGCGAGTTCGGTGGCACTGGACACAATGTTTCTGCGGAAAACCTCTGGAAGGTCGAGCAAGCCATCAACCAGATCAATCAGACATATGAGATTGATGAGACTCTCGATATCTGGAATTACAGAGGTCACTTTCTGCTTAACGAGCTTTTGTCTCAGGTTGAGCTGTACTCTTGTGCTGGAGGTGTCTGGACTCAAAC TACTGATGTCGAGGGCGAAGTCAACGGCATGCTCACCTACGACCGTCGCATCATCCGCCCTGACCTGGAACAATGGAATCGTGATATTCAAGCTTTGTATAATGCGAATGCTGCAAGGAGCAATGCCACTGCGCCGACATTCGCGCCCACAGTGGCTTACACCCCGGTTGCGACACCTTGGAACCCTTCGTACTATGATCAGTATGTCTGGCAACCCGCCGGACCTGCGCAGACTACTGGTGGCGGAGGGGTACCAGGAGGTTGGGATGTGTAG
- a CDS encoding mitochondrial 54S ribosomal protein mL43 (antiSMASH:Cluster_10~BUSCO:EOG092656JA) translates to MPLAALRSVAKPQNGVGAFILQCKRLDFHYCDWAGSSRGLNAFIKSHLSAFAKQNPSIEITVSPRPGRHPVITGTYINGRTKPVCVRNMDPNEIMQKVLLLRNANGEKLRRVTKPVKSLNESVRGVWSPHHMEVPYKI, encoded by the exons ATGCCTCTCGCAGCGCTACGGTCGGTAGCAAAGCCACAA AACGGCGTCGGCGCCTTCATCCTCCAATGCAAACGCCTCGACTTCCACTACTGCGACTGGGCCGGCAGCAGTAGAGGCCTCAA CGCCTTCATAAAATCCCACCTCTCCGCCTTCGCGAAACAAAACCCCTCAATCGAAATCACCGTCTCCCCTCGTCCCGGCCGACACCCCGTCATCACAGGTACCTACATCAATGGCCGAACGAAACCCGTCTGCGTGAGAAACATGGATCCGAATGAAATTATGCAGAAAGTTTTATTGCTGAGAAATGCGAATGGGGAGAAATTGAGGAGGGTGACGAAGCCTGTGAAGAGTTTGAATGAGAGTGTGAGAGGTGTGTGGAGTCCGCATCATATGGAGGTGCCGTATAAGATATGA